AGGCTTACCGTACTAAAGATGGCTCTATTCAATTGTTCCGTCCAGATGAAAATGCCAAACGTTTGCAACGTACTGCTGATCGTCTTTTGATGCCAGAAGTTTCTATCGACAAATTTGTAGATGCATGTAAACAAGTTGTGCGTGCCAATGAAGAATACGTTCCACCATATGGTACAGGTGCTACACTTTATCTCCGTCCACTTTTGATTGGGGTTGGTGATATTATTGGTGTGCATCCAGCAGATGAGTATATCTTTACTATTTTTGCTATGCCAGTAGGTAACTACTTCAAGGGTGGTTTGGCTCCAACAAACTTCCTTATTCAAGATGATTATGACCGTGCTGCGCCACATGGTACAGGTGCTGCTAAGGTTGGTGGTAACTACGCAGCAAGTATGTTGCCAGGTAAGATTGCACATGACCGTAACTTCTCTGATGTTATCTACCTTGATCCAGCAACTCACACTAAGATTGAAGAAGTGGGTTCTGCAAACTTCTTTGGTATCACAGCTGATAACGAATTCATTACACCACTCAGCCCATCTATCTTGCCATCTATCACCAAGTTCTCATTGCTTTACTTGGCTGAAAATCGCTTCGGTATGAAAGCTATCCAAGGTGATGTTAAGATTTCTGAATTGGATAAATTTGTTGAAGCAGGTGCCTGCGGTACAGCTGCCGTTATCTCACCAATTGGTGGGGTACAACATGGTGATGACTTCCATGTCTTCTACTCAGAAACAGAAGTAGGTCCTGTAACACGTAAACTTTATGATGAGTTGACAGGTATCCAATTTGGTGATGTTGAAGCACCAGAAGGATGGATTGTCAAAGTTGACTAATTCCGAGTAATAAATGATTATTTTAAAGCCCCCAATTGTCAAGTCAGGTGCAACAAAGTTGTTTCTCTGATTAAGTGAGTATCTTTCAAGCTGTTTGAGCTAGCTCAAACAGCTTTTTTGCGGACTGATAGCCATGGATTCGTCTCGGTCTTTCATTGATATCCTTTGTATAGTCCTCTAAAAGATTCTGATTTAGTTCTTTGAGTGAGGATCCCTTTGTAATGAACTCTCTTAGTAAGCCATTGAAATTCTCATTTGTACCTCGTTTATAAGATGAATAGGTATGTGCAAAATAAACATCTAAGCCCTCTATCTCACTCAATGAAGAAAATTCGTTTCCATTATCTGCAGTTATGGACTTAATGGGATAAAGTTTCATATATTCTAAGACTGCTTGATTGACATACTCTGCTTTCTTTTCCACGAGTTTCTTTGTGACAGCATAGCGTGTTTGTCGTTCTACCAAGGTCAGAATAGAAGGTTCTCCTATTGTTTTTAAACCCAGAACAGAATCGATTTCCCAATCTCCAAAACGGGAACGATTATTGATTTCTTCTGGTCTTTCTTCAATTGACTTTCCTAGATGTTTCTTAGTAGAAGGACGCTTGGTAAATTTCTTACAAATCCGCACTGCTCTTGGCAAATCAATGACCTTAATCTCTAACAATCCTTGATGGATATAGTTATAGAGCGTCTTGGTTGAAGGAACAACTGCATCTACATGTTGGAGTCTATAGTTATGAACAAAGGTATCCACGCTATGCACCCTTGGTTTCTCTCTCATTGCTTCTGTAAATTCTCTCAGAAAGTCATCCGATACACAATCCAGTTTCAGATAATAGCTAGCTTCTCTAGCATGACGATAACGGCTATCGGCAACATCTGCATAATAGTGTTGGTAATAGACCTTCTGTCCATTTACTTTTTTCACTTGGGTTATGGAACCACGATTAATTTCACGAGTAATAGTAGAGCGATTTCTCCCTAGTCTACGAGCAATCTCAGCAGGTTTGAGTCCTACGCTTAAGTAAGCTTCAAATTCTCCTCGCTCAGCTTCAGATAAGTGTTTGTATGATTGATTTGTGGTAGAATAATTAGTGAACATGTTCATCTTCCTTTATACTGTTTTTCGCAACTCTAGTATATCAGATGAATATGTCTTTTTTGTTGCACTTCATTTTACAACAGGGCTTTAAAAGAATTTATGTTTCGCAACAAAAAATTAAAAAAAGCTTGACAAAAGAAAGCGGCTTCTTTATAATATGATTGTAAAGAGTTTAACGTTAGCTGAATAATTAAGTTGGGAGGTTACATCATGGGATTTTTAAAAAAATTATTCTCACGTAATGAAGTTAACTTGGGTATCGTATCTTATAGATACTCTGGTAAAAAATGGTACTGGTAAGGTATATCCTTGTGTGCAGATTGTTTTGGAGTAGCTGCTCATGGCTGCAGTTGAGAGGAAGGTAGCTGGTTCTCTTAACTGCTTTTTATTTTTATTAAAAGTCTAATCTATGAAAGAAACTCACAGTAAAGCTGAAACAATAATTGTTTCAATTAGTATGGTAGTATTAGCGGGGGTATTTGTTAATATTGGAAATGTTTTTGCTATCCTTTTCCGTATAGATAATCAGGTTTCTATTAACTTAGTTTTAATTTTTTCATCATTGATAGGGTTTGTAGCAATACCACTGTTGTTTTTATATTATTTAGAATTCAAGCTTATTAAACCTAAGTTTTATATTATTTCTGCTATTGTTTTATCGGTTCTTATTTTATTTATTTCGATTTTTATTTTTCAGTCCGAAGAGATAGTGCACGCATTAATTATAGCAACTTGTGAGGAATTTTTATTTAGAGTAATTATTTTAAGTGTATTATTATCTTGTTTTAAAAAACGAAGTGCTTTCGTTTTGGGTTCTCTGATATTTGCGATTCTTTTACATTTAAACGGTGATTTTTTGTTAAATTTCGTGATGAAGTTCCCAGCTAGCGTTATTTTA
The DNA window shown above is from Streptococcus salivarius and carries:
- a CDS encoding IS30 family transposase is translated as MFTNYSTTNQSYKHLSEAERGEFEAYLSVGLKPAEIARRLGRNRSTITREINRGSITQVKKVNGQKVYYQHYYADVADSRYRHAREASYYLKLDCVSDDFLREFTEAMREKPRVHSVDTFVHNYRLQHVDAVVPSTKTLYNYIHQGLLEIKVIDLPRAVRICKKFTKRPSTKKHLGKSIEERPEEINNRSRFGDWEIDSVLGLKTIGEPSILTLVERQTRYAVTKKLVEKKAEYVNQAVLEYMKLYPIKSITADNGNEFSSLSEIEGLDVYFAHTYSSYKRGTNENFNGLLREFITKGSSLKELNQNLLEDYTKDINERPRRIHGYQSAKKLFELAQTA
- a CDS encoding CPBP family intramembrane glutamic endopeptidase is translated as MKETHSKAETIIVSISMVVLAGVFVNIGNVFAILFRIDNQVSINLVLIFSSLIGFVAIPLLFLYYLEFKLIKPKFYIISAIVLSVLILFISIFIFQSEEIVHALIIATCEEFLFRVIILSVLLSCFKKRSAFVLGSLIFAILLHLNGDFLLNFVMKFPASVILYILADRFGLQSSIAFHWFYNICVGSIFG